The Muribaculum intestinale genome includes the window AATAAACCAATAATATCATGATCAAATCACTCTCAAAGCTCATGCTCGGGTGTGCCGTCACTCTTACGGCGTGCTCGCAGGGTGTCGATGATGCAGCCTCGGATCTCGGTTTGGGCGATGTGTCTGTGCCCGGACAGGGAGCCACAGTGACAATGGCGCTTTCTCGTGCCGCCGCGTTTGAGTTTATTCAGGCCGGGATTCAGAAGTTTACGGTCTATGTCTATAAGGTAGAGCGTCGTGGGTCAGCACTATTCATGGAGAAGGAGTTTGATGTCAACGAGCCCTGTATCGACTTCGAATTCCCTCTTGGTGAAACCTACCAGACTTTTGCTGTGGCCAACGCGAGCGGTGTCACCGACAAGGAAACCTGTGAGACTGCCGTGATACATCTCGACCCGAAGGGCGGAAGCGACGTGTGGCTTACAAGCCCGGTACGCTTCTCTACTGACAAATCGGTGTCAGAGGTGTCTCTCGAGATGCGACGTGTGGTATCGAGGCTCACATTCGCTGCCGCTGAAAACGATACTCCCGACGGACAGGCACTCCTTGCCTCGCAGACCGACTTCGACCGTATCGACGTTACATTCAAGAATGTGGCCGACGCGTATCTTGTGAGCAAGATGCAGGCGCAACTGTCAGAGGTGACGGTGTCGGTCGACGCTGCATCACAGTATGGCGCGACCATATACACATTCGAGACCCGCAACACAGGTGTCAACGGAGCGCTGAGCCTAAGCTATATGAAGGGCGGCGTACAGGTCAACACCTCTTCGAGCGACCTTGATGTCAATTCTCCCTACACATCCGGAGCGGCATATACATTGAAAGTACCGGTGACCGACATCAACTATATGGCTGATGAATGGGCACGCTCTGCGATGTCGCCCCTGACCGTTACTATTTCAGACCTCTAATCAACCGACACCATCGATATGAAACGATATATCAACTGCGGCATAGCCATGCTGGCGATAGCCGCCGCTTCCGTAACTGTCTCATGCAGCAAGGAGGAAGCCTACGACACGGCGGTGATGCGCGACTTGCAGATGACTCTTGACGGTGAGCCGTGGAGCCCTTACTACGGCACCGACAACAAAGTCGACCCTACCAACAACAACCGCCCTATATTCGTATACCTTACCGACGGCTCTTACTACCGCAACATGCAGTCGTCCTACCGATTCTCGCTTGAGAGCGGGGAATATCTCGTGCTCGCCACCAATCAGTCGACATATCTCGATCCGCCGACTTCGCTCAACGACCAGGTAATAGAGCAGGACCCGGAGACACGAAAGACATTTGCCGTTTCCGCACCGGTAGTATACAGCGCGGGCAGTCCGATGACGCTTGAGCTCAAGACCCGCACCGGTATGCTGCGTCTGCGCTCTACTGATGTAAAGTCGGATAAGAGCTATTCGGCCATACGCACTGTCATCACTACTCCTGTCACAGCCTATCATGTAGGGCGTGCCGAGGTTGTGCTTGGAGAGTCATACGAACTCGTGCGTGAGAAAGACACCTCCTCGGGTGGAGTAGGATTTACCGAGGACGCAATGATTCTCGGCTCCGATCAGCCTCTGAATATTCGCCTTGACTACCTCGACAATGCCGGAGCGGTAGTGAAGACCCGCACTCTTGAGGGTGTCGATCCCATCAAGGTGCTCCCCAACGACACAACAGTGGTCGAGTTCATGCTCAACAACCCCGACGAGCGTGTGACCATCAATTACAACATCGTCCTTGGTCCCAACCGCTGGACAGAGTCGACTCTCTATCCCTCGACCGAGGTCAAGGTGCCCGAAGGCTATACATATGTGGCTCCCGGCGAGTCGATCGACGACGTAATCAAAGCCCAGGCTGCCGATCCTTCAGTCGACGAAATACGCATATTCTTGAAGGCTTCGGCATCTTATAAGATTGGAGGCACTACTACCAACACCCTTACAAAGTCGATTTCGATTCTCGGCCAGACTCCAGGCTACGGACAGTCGGAGGCAGTCGTTACAGTCAACTCGTTTACCTTCAGCGGCACATTTGACAGAGTGCATTTCGAGAATATAGAATTCTCCGGACTATCGTCCCGTCTGTTCAATATCAACCGCAATACATTTACACTGCAGGAGGTATCGCTGGTCAACTGCCGCTTCCCCAACCGCTGGAACCAGGGTATCATATGGTATCAGATAGCGGCAACCGACCGCAGCCAGATTGTACATAAGTTCCGTATGGAAAGATGTACCATCACCAACTTTGTGGCCGCAGACAACACTCCGCTCTTCAATCTTCCTGCGGCACGCGTCGAGCCAATCTACAACTGGGAGTTCACCGACTGTCTGTTCCACGGCAATTTCGGCAGCTCGATATTCTTCATGAAGGGTCTCGACAAGACCGACGGGCCTGTGTCAATGAAGTTCGACGGATGTAAGTTCCTTGACACACGCGGCGGTAACTTTACCATGTGTAATGTATCGCCGGCCAACACTACCGCGACCGTCACTATCATCGACTGTCTTGTAGGTAGCCCGAAGAGCTGTGTGGGCACATGGATGGTGACCAACTCCAACGTTACAGTCAATGCTTCGGGCAATACCCGTGCCAAAGGTTATGATATGAAGGCCTATGGCTTTACTCCAGAGCCCGACGAAGTTGCAATGACATTCGACGAAATCATATCGAGCCTTAACCTCTAACCCCCATAGGAAACACAGTTATGAAGAACAAGATAATCCTTACACTTCTCATGCTCCTGGCCTGCACGACCGGAGCATGGGCTCAGACTGCCACCGTCACCGGTACTGTCAACGACCCCGACGGCCCTGTAATCGGTGCTACCGTGCAGGTGAAAGGCACAACCATAGCTACTGCCACCGACTTCGACGGCAACTTCACACTCTCGGGAGTAAATCCCGAAAAAGCGGTGCTTGAAGTGCGCTCGGTTGGCTACAATCCCAAAGAGGTGGCTCTGAAAGGACGCACCTCGGGCATAGATATCTTCCTTGAGACAAACTCGACACTTATGGACGAGGTTGTGGTCATCGGCTACGGCACACAGAAGCGCGGCAACCTTACCGGCTCAATGGCTTCGGTCGACGCCAAGGCTATCGAGCGCATGCCTGTGGCCAACGTCGGCGAGGCTATCGTAGGACGTATGCCCGGTGTGCAGGTTACAACAGCCGACGGTTCGCCCGACGCCGAGATTACCGTACGTGTGCGTGGTGGCGGCTCGCTTACCCAGAGCAACGAGCCACTTGTGCTTATTGACGGTTTTGAAGGCTCGCTCAACGATGTGCCCGCTACCGATGTCGAGGATATCCAGGTGCTTAAGGATGCCGCGTCGACAGCTATCTATGGTGCGCGAGGCGCCAACGGCGTTGTGCTCGTCACCACCAAGAAGGCCAACAAGGGCAAGGTACAGGTGTCGGTCAACGCTTATGTGAAGACCTCCGAACTCTCCAACAAAATCGACGTGCTCAAGCCCTACGACTTCGTATGGGCCAACTACGAGCGCATCCGCCCCAAAGGCGCAAGCGCAGGCAATGGCTATGCGGCCAATTTCGGACAGCCCTACGAAATGTATATCTACCAGGGCGAGGAAGGCTATGACTGGCAGGATATCATCTTCGGTACTCATCCCGTGTCATGGTCGCTCGACGCCAGCATCAACGGAGGTACCGACAAGTTCAAGTACAAACTCTCCTACATGCATCAGGACCAGCCGTCGGTGATGCCCGACAATGGCCTTGTGCAGAACAACGCCAACCTCAACCTAAACTTCAAGCCTTTCAAGTGGCTCGGTATCGAGTGGCGTACACGCTATATGGACAAGACCCTATCGGGCCGCGGCACTGAGGGTATCTCACTGCTGACAGCTCTTCAGGAGCAGCCCACCAACGGCCTTCAGGACTATACTTCCGTACCCGACAACTCTGAAATTGTCGATGAGGATACCTTTGTGGAATACTTCCATTACGATCCCCTTGAGACCAACCGTCGCTTCTACCGTCGCCGCAAGTCGCGCCTCATCAACCTCGGCGGTGCCCTTACATGGACATTCAAGAAGGGCCTTACACTGCGCAACGAGTTCTACTACGAGTATTTCCGTGAAAGCGACCGTCAGTTCAACGCCGCCAACTCCAACAGCAATTCCAAGACTGTAGGACCCAACCTTACCGACCAGCTGAAGGGCCGCCACAAATGGCAGATGACCAACGTGCTCAACTGGAACTTCGACCTTGGTGCCAATGACTTCCAGCTCATGGCCGGTCAGGAGATGAAGAGTCAGGAAGAGAACACCAACAAGGATTATGTAGGCTACCTGCGCGGTGCTCTGTTCGGATTTGCCACTGACGAGGAAGTCAACGCCAACATCGCTTTTGCCAACCGCCACCTCGGCCAGCTCCTGAGCCACACCTGGACTCACCCCTCCGACGTGAGGATTCTCTCGTGGTTCGGTCGTGTCAACTACTCCTACGACGACCGTTATCTCGCCACCGTGACTCTGCGCGCCGACGGTTCCTCCAAATTTGCCCGCGGCAACCGCTGGGGCTTCTT containing:
- a CDS encoding SusC/RagA family TonB-linked outer membrane protein — its product is MKNKIILTLLMLLACTTGAWAQTATVTGTVNDPDGPVIGATVQVKGTTIATATDFDGNFTLSGVNPEKAVLEVRSVGYNPKEVALKGRTSGIDIFLETNSTLMDEVVVIGYGTQKRGNLTGSMASVDAKAIERMPVANVGEAIVGRMPGVQVTTADGSPDAEITVRVRGGGSLTQSNEPLVLIDGFEGSLNDVPATDVEDIQVLKDAASTAIYGARGANGVVLVTTKKANKGKVQVSVNAYVKTSELSNKIDVLKPYDFVWANYERIRPKGASAGNGYAANFGQPYEMYIYQGEEGYDWQDIIFGTHPVSWSLDASINGGTDKFKYKLSYMHQDQPSVMPDNGLVQNNANLNLNFKPFKWLGIEWRTRYMDKTLSGRGTEGISLLTALQEQPTNGLQDYTSVPDNSEIVDEDTFVEYFHYDPLETNRRFYRRRKSRLINLGGALTWTFKKGLTLRNEFYYEYFRESDRQFNAANSNSNSKTVGPNLTDQLKGRHKWQMTNVLNWNFDLGANDFQLMAGQEMKSQEENTNKDYVGYLRGALFGFATDEEVNANIAFANRHLGQLLSHTWTHPSDVRILSWFGRVNYSYDDRYLATVTLRADGSSKFARGNRWGFFPAAALAWRLSNERFLKNYHWLSNLKLRLSFGMSGNDRIDSDLYIKLYKEGDASKASGLLPSGKYYEFQSKYPVNPNVKWETTITRNVGLDFGMFNGRLDGTVDIYWNTTKDLLLATQIPGDTGFTQMMTNIGQTSNRGVELNLNGFILEGRDYSLSASFNIGFNKGKIDKLSEGEESFYTTAPKVDVNDDVFWYRVGKKMGQIYGYVNDGFYTVDDFTFDSEANTYTLKPGVIDCSLLAGNLAPGSPKFKKTAKVDPNDPNANVLTADDRQFIGNTSPKISGGFGLNATFKGFDLAAFFNFMTGFDVINLNKINMSLMPSSTGAYRNLSAEFSGMWHRYDEMGNDMYRNPELMAYYNRNATMWNPANMTKSFISTYGVEDGSFMRLQTLTLGYSLPKSLLRHLHMSKCRFYATGYNLFTITNYSGYDPEVNIGQGTSPNIDYNMYPRSRTYTFGVQLAF